Genomic DNA from Methanobacterium sp. Maddingley MBC34:
TTTTTTCTAGTCTCCCTTTAATTTTCCCATATAAAATTTAGTGAAATTTTAAGTTTATTTAATGTTTAACTGATTATTTAGGTTCATTAAGTTAATTTACCAGAAACCGATTTCAAGCAGTATTCCCAGTGGTGATCCACCTAATTCTGCCAGTAGCCATGATTCTGGTATGAGTTTAAAGGCTTCTTTCGGTGTTTTGGGATTTATGTAGGCGATCTTTAGGGTGTCCAGTATACCAATGGTTGCTTCTCCCATGGGAACCTGTGCACCCATGAACTCTCCTTCAGTACCTCGATGGCTTATAATCATGAGTATGGGGAACTGGTAAAGTTTAAAAAGTGAGGCCAGTACATTCACTGAGTTTCCCAGTCCGGAGTTTTGCATAAGGATGGCTGGTTTTTTACCACCCATGTAAGCTCCTGCGGCTATGCCGAATCCTTCCTCCTCCCGTGTAACTGGAACATGGATAATTTCCGGGTCGCAGTCCACCATTTCCATGAGTTTACCAAGGTTCACACAGGGTACACTGACCACAAAATCGATTCCGGCTTTTTTCAGTCCATCAAACACTGCCTGGCTGCTGTCCATGAAATATTTCCCTCGATACTATTTTTTTTAATTCCCTTAATTTATTCCCTTAATTTATTCCCTTAATTTA
This window encodes:
- a CDS encoding sulfopyruvate decarboxylase, alpha subunit (PFAM: Thiamine pyrophosphate enzyme, N-terminal TPP binding domain~TIGRFAM: sulfopyruvate decarboxylase, alpha subunit_SP), which produces MDSSQAVFDGLKKAGIDFVVSVPCVNLGKLMEMVDCDPEIIHVPVTREEEGFGIAAGAYMGGKKPAILMQNSGLGNSVNVLASLFKLYQFPILMIISHRGTEGEFMGAQVPMGEATIGILDTLKIAYINPKTPKEAFKLIPESWLLAELGGSPLGILLEIGFW